From the genome of Streptomyces sp. NBC_01260, one region includes:
- a CDS encoding acyl-CoA dehydrogenase family protein, with protein sequence MDFAFDARTEELRAQLLTFMDEHVHPAEKTAQEQREQLASPWDTPQIVADLKAEARRQGLWNLFLPDAEHGAGLTNLQYAPLAEILGRSPQLAPTALNCAAPDTGNMEVLAQFGTDEQKKQWLEPLLAGEIRSAFAMTEPEVASSDATNIETRIARDGGNYVINGRKWYISGAMNPDCAIFIVMGKTDPDGDDIRRQQSQILVPRDTPGLTVKRAMKVYGYEDHYHGGHAEVVFDNVRVPAANLVGEEGGGFAIAQARLGPGRIHHCMRLIGMAERAIELMCRRAVSRNAFGKPLAQQGVVQNWIADARVTVEQLRLLVLKTAWLMDTVGNRGAHTEIQSIKIATPRAVVSILDQAVQLYGAGGVSQDFPLAELWAAARTLRLADGPDEVHQRSLARREIKKYL encoded by the coding sequence GCTGCTCACCTTCATGGACGAGCACGTCCACCCGGCCGAGAAGACCGCGCAGGAGCAGCGGGAGCAGCTCGCGTCGCCGTGGGACACCCCGCAGATCGTGGCGGACCTGAAGGCCGAGGCGCGCCGGCAGGGGCTGTGGAACCTCTTCCTGCCGGACGCCGAGCACGGGGCCGGGCTGACCAATCTCCAGTACGCCCCGCTGGCCGAGATCCTGGGCCGCTCCCCGCAGTTGGCGCCGACCGCGCTGAACTGCGCGGCGCCGGACACCGGGAACATGGAGGTGCTCGCCCAGTTCGGCACCGACGAGCAGAAGAAGCAGTGGCTGGAGCCGCTGCTCGCCGGTGAGATCCGGTCCGCGTTCGCGATGACGGAGCCGGAGGTGGCGTCCTCGGACGCGACCAACATCGAGACGCGGATCGCCCGCGACGGCGGCAACTACGTCATCAACGGCCGCAAGTGGTACATCTCCGGGGCGATGAACCCGGACTGCGCGATCTTCATCGTGATGGGCAAGACCGACCCGGACGGCGACGACATCCGCCGCCAGCAGTCGCAGATCCTCGTCCCGCGCGACACCCCGGGTCTGACCGTGAAGCGCGCCATGAAGGTGTACGGCTACGAGGACCACTACCACGGCGGCCACGCCGAGGTGGTCTTCGACAACGTGCGGGTGCCCGCGGCGAACCTGGTCGGCGAGGAGGGCGGCGGTTTCGCCATCGCCCAGGCGCGGCTGGGACCGGGGCGTATCCACCACTGCATGCGGCTGATCGGCATGGCCGAGCGCGCCATCGAGCTGATGTGCCGGCGCGCGGTGTCCCGCAACGCCTTCGGCAAGCCGCTCGCCCAGCAGGGCGTGGTGCAGAACTGGATCGCGGACGCCCGTGTCACGGTGGAGCAGCTGCGGCTGCTGGTGCTGAAGACGGCCTGGCTGATGGACACGGTGGGCAACCGCGGTGCGCACACCGAGATCCAGTCCATCAAGATCGCCACCCCGCGTGCGGTGGTCTCCATCCTCGACCAGGCGGTCCAGCTGTACGGTGCGGGCGGCGTCAGCCAGGACTTCCCGCTGGCCGAACTCTGGGCCGCGGCGCGGACGCTGCGCCTGGCGGACGGCCCGGACGAGGTGCATCAGCGGTCGCTGGCGCGGCGCGAGATCAAGAAGTACCTGTAG